A single genomic interval of Seriola aureovittata isolate HTS-2021-v1 ecotype China chromosome 10, ASM2101889v1, whole genome shotgun sequence harbors:
- the lyve1b gene encoding lymphatic vessel endothelial hyaluronic receptor 1b — translation MQNMARFSFFTQCLMFCLAALFPAAESSVIQVPQSPITAGVFMLIEGGKYTLNFTAARAACLFLNVTIATRDQMEQALQQGLETCKFGWIAEQIAVLPRLTPDNNCGKGKTGVVTWRASADKPFGVYCFSSSDLLHLLPSGTQTSTSPTTSTALTRSSTPTAALVTSTTTKAASSVKPITTKTPEKKASTTASTLLLKTTCSSRISSTSTSLKTFSTRIPTSLSHLIASKPTVVTAAFSTSVSLLPPHVSSAQPSLGAVPTALIIFGVILLLLTAAGAVWYYKLNIFTFWSAGQHKDDTETEMWKHNDSEMDLQQGAEEDDEYEVSDRKYSSDITLFVNPDMKTDYSE, via the exons ATGCAAAACATGgcaagattttcattttttactcagtgtttaatgttttgtttggcAGCTTTGTTTCCTGCCGCAGAATCCAGTGTAATTCAAG tCCCTCAAAGTCCCATAACGGCTGGAGTCTTCATGCTCATTGAAGGAGGGAAGTACACCTTGAACTTCACTGCTGCCAGAGCTGCCTGCCTATTTCTGAACGTCACCATAGCGACCAGAGACCAGATGGAGCAAGCACTGCAGCAGGGACTGGAGACGTGCAA aTTCGGCTGGATAGCTGAACAGATCGCAGTCCTCCCACGACTTACGCCCGACAACAACTGTGGAAAGGGTAAAACTGGGGTGGTGACGTGGCGCGCAAGTGCAGACAAACCGTTTGGTGTTTACTGCTTCAGCTCGTCAG ATTTACTACATTTACTACCTTCTGGCACCCAAACCTCCACGTCTCCAACCACGTCGACAGCACTGACCCGAAGCTCAACGCCCACTGCAGCTCTGGTTACATCAACAACAACCAAGGCCGCGTCCTCAGTAAAgccaataacaacaaaaacccCGGAGAAGAAAGCTTCCACTACAGCTTCTACTCTCCTGCTCAAGACAACATGTTCATCTAGGatttcctccacctccacttctCTTAAAACTTTCTCCACCCGTATtcctacatctctctctcacctcatcGCCTCGAAACCTACTGTCGTCACTGCTGCCTTTTCTACCTCTGTGTCGCTGCTGCCTCCGCATGTGAGCTCTGCACAACCTTCTCTAGGAG CTGTACCTACGGCACTCATCATTTTTGGCGTCATTCTCCTGcttctgacagcagcaggtgctGTGTGGTACTACAAACT gaacattttcaCCTTTTGGTCTGCGGGGCAACACAAAGacgacacagagacagagatgtggAAGCACAATGACAGTGAGATGGACCTTCAACAGGGagcagaggaagatgatgaatatgaagTATCAGACAGGAAGTACTCCAGTGACATCACGCTGTTTGTGAATCcagacatgaaaacagactATTCAGAGTAG